The proteins below are encoded in one region of Pseudonocardia sp. DSM 110487:
- a CDS encoding ABC transporter permease, which produces MSAPVVVTRSAGRAPGAARGVLLVVEHCWVWYRRNWRATVVSSVLQPLLFLLAFGVGFGALVQGGAGAAAATGGVGYLVWLAPALLAVSAVQTAAFESSYPVLSGFKWNRVFHAMTAGPVSPGQVALGLIAWVALKIAGTGAVYVGVIAVFGGVASPGIVVALLVAVLTGAAVAAPVTAFSASVENEGTAFSVLFRFVVIPMTLFSGTFFPVDRLPGWVQPLAWVSPLWHGTEIARAAALDRWQPLAALGHVAYLLALIVLGAALAARLFTRRLQP; this is translated from the coding sequence ATGAGCGCTCCCGTGGTCGTCACACGGTCCGCAGGCCGGGCACCGGGCGCGGCGCGGGGCGTGCTGCTCGTCGTCGAGCACTGCTGGGTCTGGTATCGGCGCAACTGGCGGGCCACCGTGGTGTCGTCGGTCCTGCAGCCGCTGCTGTTCCTGCTGGCGTTCGGTGTCGGGTTCGGGGCGCTGGTGCAGGGCGGGGCAGGGGCCGCGGCAGCCACCGGCGGGGTCGGGTACCTGGTGTGGCTCGCGCCTGCGCTGCTCGCGGTGTCGGCGGTGCAGACGGCCGCGTTCGAGTCGTCCTACCCGGTGCTGTCCGGCTTCAAGTGGAATCGGGTTTTCCACGCGATGACGGCGGGCCCGGTCTCGCCGGGCCAGGTCGCGCTGGGCCTCATCGCGTGGGTGGCGCTGAAGATCGCGGGCACCGGCGCGGTCTACGTCGGGGTGATCGCGGTGTTCGGCGGGGTGGCGAGCCCCGGCATCGTGGTGGCGCTCCTCGTCGCCGTGCTCACCGGTGCCGCGGTCGCGGCACCGGTCACGGCGTTCTCCGCCAGCGTGGAGAACGAGGGCACGGCGTTCAGCGTGCTGTTCCGGTTCGTCGTCATCCCGATGACGCTGTTCTCCGGCACATTCTTCCCGGTCGACCGGCTGCCGGGCTGGGTGCAGCCGCTGGCGTGGGTGTCCCCGCTGTGGCACGGCACCGAGATCGCGCGTGCCGCCGCGCTCGACCGGTGGCAGCCGCTGGCCGCGCTCGGCCACGTCGCCTACCTGCTCGCGCTGATCGTGCTCGGTGCGGCACTGGCCGCCCGGCTGTTCACCAGAAGGCTTCAGCCATGA
- a CDS encoding TetR/AcrR family transcriptional regulator, which produces MPRRTDTRERVIRTAASLFRAQGYHATGLNQVLAEGGLPKGSLYFHFPGGKEQLAVESLRLSGEELGNGIAAALDATPDPATALDRILALLGEHLVDTDFREGCPVATVALDAAAQSEPIRAACAGVYDSWEEVVARHLRAAGADDAEGLATVLVAAIEGAVLLARTRRDVTPLQTVGTHMRALLAPERRSA; this is translated from the coding sequence GTGCCGCGACGAACAGACACCCGGGAGCGGGTGATCCGGACGGCGGCGAGCCTGTTCCGGGCCCAGGGCTACCACGCAACCGGGCTCAACCAGGTGCTGGCCGAGGGCGGACTACCGAAGGGCTCGCTGTACTTCCACTTCCCCGGCGGCAAGGAGCAGCTCGCCGTCGAGTCGCTGCGGCTCTCTGGCGAGGAGCTCGGCAACGGGATCGCGGCCGCGCTCGACGCCACCCCGGACCCCGCCACCGCCCTCGACCGGATCTTGGCGCTGCTCGGCGAGCACCTGGTCGACACCGACTTCCGGGAGGGCTGCCCCGTGGCCACGGTCGCGCTCGACGCCGCCGCGCAGAGCGAGCCGATCCGTGCCGCGTGCGCGGGTGTCTACGACTCGTGGGAGGAGGTCGTCGCGCGGCACCTGCGCGCCGCCGGGGCCGACGACGCCGAAGGACTCGCGACCGTGCTCGTCGCCGCCATCGAGGGCGCCGTCCTCCTCGCCCGCACCCGCCGGGACGTCACGCCACTGCAGACCGTGGGGACGCACATGCGCGCCCTGCTCGCACCCGAACGGAGATCGGCATGA
- a CDS encoding MFS transporter, producing MNEPGVLLRQRGRVWWGAGAAVAAVGWGAQQFAPLLLMYRAELGVGAATVQAVFATYVVGLIPGLLFGGPVSDRYGRRPVVLAALAASVAASALLLAGGHGIGWLFAGRLVAGFASGAGFSAGAAWIRELSAGAVDDGERGPRRATVAMTAGFGLGPLVAGVLAQWAPARTVLPYLPHLLLAVAALPLVRLTPETRTAGDGRVHIPDMSSRRFRTVVAPLAPWVFGVVAVGIAYLPGLVERRLGGYVLLFCTLVTLLGAAAGIAVVPVARRVARSGSRRLLATALGTVVAGLVVAAVAAATTDPLLVVAAVLVLGAAYGCCQVCGLAEVQRIARPGQLAGLTAAYQAISYLGLAVAVPLAAVDHIVAPSVLLLGLASLAALTLVLTVRAAR from the coding sequence GTGAACGAACCGGGAGTGCTGCTGCGGCAGCGGGGCAGGGTGTGGTGGGGAGCCGGAGCGGCGGTGGCGGCAGTGGGCTGGGGAGCCCAGCAGTTCGCCCCGCTCCTGTTGATGTACCGCGCCGAGCTGGGCGTGGGCGCCGCCACCGTGCAGGCCGTCTTCGCGACCTACGTCGTCGGGTTGATCCCCGGGCTCCTGTTCGGCGGTCCCGTGTCCGACCGGTACGGCAGGCGCCCCGTGGTCCTCGCGGCGTTGGCCGCGTCCGTTGCCGCCTCCGCCCTGCTGCTCGCAGGCGGTCACGGCATCGGGTGGCTGTTCGCCGGCCGGCTGGTCGCCGGGTTCGCGAGCGGAGCGGGCTTCAGCGCGGGCGCGGCCTGGATCAGGGAGCTCAGCGCGGGCGCCGTCGACGACGGCGAGCGCGGCCCCCGCCGGGCGACCGTCGCGATGACCGCGGGGTTCGGCCTCGGCCCGCTCGTGGCGGGGGTGCTGGCGCAGTGGGCGCCTGCCCGCACCGTGCTGCCCTACCTGCCGCACCTGCTGCTCGCCGTCGCCGCCCTGCCGCTCGTGCGGCTCACGCCGGAGACCCGCACCGCGGGCGACGGCCGCGTGCACATCCCGGACATGTCGTCGCGGCGGTTCCGCACCGTGGTCGCACCGCTGGCACCGTGGGTGTTCGGCGTGGTTGCGGTCGGCATCGCCTACCTGCCCGGGCTGGTCGAGCGCCGCCTCGGTGGGTACGTGCTGCTCTTCTGCACGCTGGTCACCCTGCTCGGCGCCGCTGCAGGGATCGCCGTGGTCCCCGTGGCGCGCCGGGTCGCTCGCAGCGGGAGCCGCCGCCTGCTCGCCACGGCACTGGGCACCGTGGTCGCCGGCCTCGTGGTCGCGGCCGTCGCCGCCGCAACGACCGACCCGCTCCTCGTCGTCGCGGCGGTCCTCGTGCTCGGCGCGGCCTACGGGTGCTGCCAGGTGTGCGGCCTCGCCGAGGTGCAACGCATCGCCCGGCCCGGACAGCTCGCCGGGCTCACCGCCGCCTACCAGGCGATCTCGTACCTGGGCCTCGCCGTGGCCGTCCCGCTGGCCGCCGTCGACCACATCGTTGCGCCGAGCGTCCTGCTGCTCGGCCTCGCATCGCTCGCCGCACTCACGCTCGTCCTGACGGTACGGGCAGCGCGATGA
- the ndk gene encoding nucleoside-diphosphate kinase, with protein MTERTLVLVKPDGVQRRLIGEVISRIERKGLDIVALELRTVPRELAEQHYAEHDGKPFFGDLLEFITSGHVLAAVAEGPRAIAAFRQLAGGTDPVEKATPGTIRGDFGLETQYNLVHGSDSQESAAREIKLWFPNL; from the coding sequence GTGACTGAACGCACCCTGGTCCTCGTCAAGCCCGACGGCGTGCAGCGCCGCCTGATCGGCGAGGTCATCTCCCGCATCGAGCGCAAGGGGCTCGACATCGTCGCCCTCGAGCTGCGCACCGTCCCGCGCGAGCTCGCCGAGCAGCACTACGCCGAGCACGACGGCAAGCCGTTCTTCGGCGACCTGCTGGAGTTCATCACCTCCGGCCATGTGCTCGCCGCCGTCGCGGAGGGCCCGCGGGCGATCGCCGCATTCCGCCAGCTGGCCGGCGGCACGGACCCGGTCGAGAAGGCCACCCCCGGAACGATCCGCGGCGACTTCGGCCTCGAGACGCAGTACAACCTCGTCCACGGCTCCGACTCGCAGGAGAGCGCGGCGCGGGAGATCAAGCTCTGGTTCCCGAACCTGTGA
- a CDS encoding helix-turn-helix domain-containing protein, translating to MHTVALAVAGGKSMLEVAIAHDVFGMHRSGLADPWYDFVVCASAGARIGGWFQVSTPYGLDRVITADTVIVPWSHDVEQPPPADLVDAVRAAHEAGARIASICTGAFVLAAAGLLDGRRATTHWMHAELLARRHPRVQVDPDVLYIDHGDVLTSAGKAAGLDVCLHLVRTDHGSAVANALSRRLVVPPHRAGGQAQFIPAPVPSTVDGGLGALLGWVTERLDEPLTVTDMARAARMSERTLTRRFRAATGTTPLQWLLTQRVHRAQELLETTDLGVEQVAARTGLGTAATLRRHFHRAVGVPPDAYRRSFHGGSRPAA from the coding sequence ATGCACACCGTCGCCCTCGCCGTGGCCGGAGGTAAATCGATGTTGGAGGTGGCCATCGCCCACGACGTCTTCGGGATGCACCGCTCGGGCCTCGCAGACCCCTGGTACGACTTCGTGGTCTGCGCGTCGGCGGGGGCGCGTATCGGTGGCTGGTTCCAGGTGAGCACGCCGTACGGGCTCGACCGGGTCATCACGGCCGACACCGTGATCGTGCCGTGGAGCCATGACGTCGAGCAGCCCCCGCCCGCCGACCTGGTGGACGCCGTGCGTGCCGCGCACGAAGCCGGTGCGCGGATCGCGTCGATCTGCACCGGCGCCTTCGTCCTCGCGGCGGCGGGGCTGCTCGACGGCAGACGGGCCACCACCCACTGGATGCACGCCGAGCTGCTGGCCCGCCGCCACCCGCGGGTGCAGGTCGACCCGGACGTGCTCTACATCGACCACGGCGACGTGCTCACGTCGGCAGGCAAGGCCGCAGGCCTCGATGTGTGCCTGCACCTCGTCCGGACCGATCACGGCAGTGCCGTGGCCAACGCGCTCTCTCGCCGCCTCGTCGTGCCACCGCACCGGGCGGGCGGACAGGCCCAGTTCATCCCGGCGCCCGTCCCGTCCACCGTGGACGGCGGGCTGGGTGCGCTGCTCGGCTGGGTCACGGAGCGCCTCGACGAGCCGCTGACCGTCACGGACATGGCCCGCGCGGCCCGCATGAGCGAGCGCACGCTCACCCGGCGGTTCCGGGCAGCCACCGGCACCACGCCCCTGCAGTGGCTGCTGACCCAGCGGGTGCACCGCGCGCAGGAGCTGCTCGAGACCACCGACCTCGGCGTCGAGCAGGTCGCCGCGCGCACGGGCCTCGGCACGGCCGCCACGCTGCGCAGGCACTTCCACCGCGCCGTCGGCGTTCCGCCGGACGCCTACCGCCGCTCCTTCCACGGAGGGTCCCGCCCGGCGGCTTAG
- a CDS encoding GNAT family N-acetyltransferase, whose product MIEGPRLVTEARPGLAAELGTLWTAVTRADGAVGFAVDAPEADIRTAADELVEDVRAGRQQLIAIDADGELAGTVFLRRGDRAVVRHRADVLKLMLHPDLQGRGWGKALLDAAVAHATTIGLEQLLLSTRGGTALPEFYVKQGWTQVGLFPDALRIGPGDLRDEHWFQLRL is encoded by the coding sequence GTGATCGAGGGGCCGCGCCTCGTCACCGAGGCGCGGCCGGGCCTCGCGGCCGAGCTCGGCACGCTCTGGACGGCGGTCACGCGCGCGGACGGGGCCGTCGGCTTCGCGGTGGACGCCCCGGAGGCGGACATCCGGACGGCCGCCGACGAGCTCGTCGAGGACGTGCGGGCCGGTCGGCAGCAGCTGATCGCGATCGACGCCGACGGCGAGCTCGCCGGCACTGTCTTCCTCCGGCGTGGTGACCGGGCCGTTGTCCGGCACCGCGCCGACGTGCTCAAGCTGATGCTGCACCCCGACCTGCAGGGGCGCGGGTGGGGCAAGGCCCTGCTCGACGCCGCAGTCGCACATGCCACCACGATCGGGTTGGAGCAGCTGCTGCTCTCCACACGCGGTGGGACCGCCTTGCCCGAGTTCTACGTCAAGCAGGGCTGGACGCAGGTCGGGCTGTTCCCCGACGCGTTGCGCATCGGGCCCGGCGACCTGCGCGACGAGCACTGGTTCCAGCTGAGGCTCTAG
- a CDS encoding DM13 domain-containing protein produces the protein MTLIAAGAALAVVALALFQPWKLVIDDRVDEAVPAAAPAAPAAPDAPAAPAEPVVIARGELISHEHESSGSVAVLELPDGSRVLRLEDLNTSNGPDLQVWITDASVIEGRDGWHVFDDGRYVDLGDLKGNIGSSNYPLPPEVDLAELPSVSVWCQRFAVSFAAAALEPVAG, from the coding sequence GTGACCCTGATCGCTGCCGGCGCGGCGCTGGCCGTGGTGGCACTCGCGCTCTTCCAGCCGTGGAAGCTCGTGATCGACGACCGGGTGGACGAGGCCGTGCCTGCCGCTGCGCCGGCCGCGCCGGCCGCCCCCGATGCGCCGGCTGCGCCCGCCGAGCCGGTCGTCATCGCCCGCGGCGAGCTGATCAGCCACGAGCACGAGAGCAGCGGCTCCGTGGCCGTCCTGGAGCTCCCGGACGGCTCCCGCGTGCTGCGGCTGGAGGATCTCAACACGAGCAACGGACCGGACCTGCAGGTCTGGATCACGGACGCATCGGTCATCGAGGGCCGCGACGGCTGGCACGTGTTCGACGACGGCCGCTACGTCGACCTCGGCGATCTCAAGGGCAACATCGGCAGCTCGAACTACCCACTCCCACCCGAGGTCGACCTCGCGGAGCTCCCGAGCGTGAGCGTGTGGTGCCAGCGGTTCGCCGTGTCGTTCGCGGCGGCCGCCCTGGAGCCGGTCGCCGGGTGA
- a CDS encoding MBL fold metallo-hydrolase, protein MRIHHLNCGTMRPYGGRLVSGSGPLLATAEMICHCLLIEAGHGLVLVDSGYGTDDVRNPDASLTRSFRRLARPVLAESETALRQVEKLGFHAEDVRDIVLTHLDLDHGGGLRDFPNARVHVMRGELEAARAARTSRERTRYPMAQWAHGPQWVTHDPQGDEWFGFAAVRELPGVAADIRLVPLIGHTVGHTGVAVRDGGGWLLHAGDAYFHHDEMDAVAPGCPPGLRYMQARMETARGLRLANQERLRELVREHGDQITIFSAHDPVELRALQRHRADV, encoded by the coding sequence ATGAGGATCCACCACCTCAACTGCGGCACGATGCGCCCCTACGGTGGCCGCCTGGTCAGCGGGAGCGGCCCTCTGCTCGCCACCGCCGAGATGATCTGCCACTGCCTGCTGATCGAGGCCGGCCACGGGCTCGTCCTCGTCGACAGCGGGTACGGCACCGACGACGTCCGCAACCCGGACGCGTCGCTCACCCGGTCGTTCCGGCGGCTGGCGCGGCCGGTGCTCGCCGAGTCCGAGACGGCGCTGCGGCAGGTCGAGAAGCTCGGGTTCCACGCCGAGGACGTCCGCGACATCGTCCTCACCCACCTCGATCTCGACCACGGTGGCGGGCTGCGCGACTTCCCGAACGCGCGCGTGCACGTGATGCGGGGTGAGCTGGAGGCGGCGCGCGCGGCCCGCACGTCCCGCGAGCGCACCCGCTACCCGATGGCTCAGTGGGCGCACGGGCCGCAGTGGGTCACGCACGACCCGCAGGGCGACGAGTGGTTCGGCTTCGCGGCCGTCCGCGAGCTGCCCGGCGTCGCGGCGGACATCCGGCTCGTCCCGCTGATCGGGCACACCGTCGGGCACACGGGGGTGGCCGTGCGCGACGGCGGCGGCTGGCTGCTGCACGCGGGCGACGCGTACTTCCACCACGACGAGATGGACGCCGTCGCTCCCGGCTGCCCGCCGGGCCTGCGCTACATGCAGGCGCGGATGGAGACCGCGCGCGGGCTGCGGCTCGCCAACCAGGAACGGCTGCGCGAGCTGGTGCGGGAGCACGGCGACCAGATCACGATCTTCAGCGCCCACGACCCGGTGGAGCTGCGGGCGCTGCAGCGCCACCGGGCGGACGTCTAG
- a CDS encoding ABC transporter ATP-binding protein — MGDGLVQARGLRKRFGAFEAVRGIDVDVARGEVFGFLGPNGAGKSSTMRMIACVSPRSGGELQVLGMNPSVDGPRIRARIGVVPQLDNLDQELTVRQNLEVYGRYFGLSRANVRAKAAELLEFVQLAERADDEVEPLSGGMKRRLTIARSLVNEPELLLLDEPTTGLDPQARHLLWERLYRLKREGVTQIITTHYMDEAEQLCDRLVVMDGGLIVATGSPAELIERYSTREVLELRFPPGEAPSAEDLAPHVERVEALPDRLLLYTADGEHAQAAVAQAGHHPLSALVRRSSLEDVFLRLTGRSLVE; from the coding sequence GTGGGGGACGGACTGGTGCAGGCGCGCGGGCTGCGCAAGCGGTTCGGTGCGTTCGAGGCCGTGCGCGGCATCGACGTCGATGTCGCGCGTGGTGAGGTGTTCGGCTTCCTGGGGCCCAACGGCGCGGGGAAGTCCTCCACCATGCGCATGATCGCGTGCGTCTCTCCGCGCTCGGGCGGCGAGCTGCAGGTGCTGGGGATGAACCCCTCGGTCGACGGGCCGCGCATCCGCGCCCGGATCGGGGTGGTGCCGCAGCTGGACAACCTCGACCAGGAGCTCACCGTCCGGCAGAACCTGGAGGTCTACGGGCGCTACTTCGGCCTGTCCCGGGCCAACGTGCGGGCCAAGGCGGCGGAGCTGCTGGAGTTCGTCCAGCTGGCCGAGCGTGCCGACGACGAAGTCGAACCGCTCTCGGGCGGGATGAAGCGCCGGCTCACCATCGCACGATCGCTGGTCAACGAGCCGGAATTGCTGCTGCTCGACGAGCCGACCACCGGGCTCGACCCACAAGCCCGCCACCTGTTGTGGGAGCGGCTCTACCGGCTCAAGCGCGAGGGCGTCACCCAGATCATCACCACCCATTACATGGACGAGGCCGAGCAGCTGTGCGATCGGCTCGTCGTGATGGACGGCGGGCTGATCGTGGCGACGGGCTCACCCGCGGAGCTGATCGAGCGCTACTCCACGCGGGAGGTCCTCGAACTGCGCTTCCCGCCGGGCGAGGCGCCGTCGGCGGAAGATCTCGCGCCGCACGTCGAGCGGGTGGAGGCGCTGCCCGACCGGCTGCTGCTCTACACCGCCGATGGTGAGCACGCGCAGGCCGCGGTGGCGCAGGCCGGCCACCATCCGCTGTCGGCGCTGGTGCGTCGCTCCTCGCTGGAGGACGTGTTCCTCCGGCTCACCGGCCGGAGCCTCGTCGAATGA
- a CDS encoding ABC transporter permease: MTAVHEPAARSAASSVALVRLLVPAGSYAGRSHALLIRSATASRRAWLAFVSGFFEPVFYLLAMGQGLGSMVGVLPGPDGSPISYAAFIAPGLLAASAMNGAVFDSTFNVFFKLKYGRIYDAMLATPLGPVDIALGEIGWALIRGGLYSLGFLAVMGGFGLLVSPWALLALPAALMVAFAFAAVGMAATSYMRSWQDFDLVTLVVLPMFLFSTTFYPLSVYPRWLQIVVECLPLYHAVELMRGLTTGAVHTGMLGHLAYFAVMIAVGVVVAARRLDALLLR, translated from the coding sequence ATGACCGCGGTCCACGAGCCGGCCGCGAGGTCTGCGGCGTCCTCGGTAGCGCTGGTGCGGCTCCTGGTGCCGGCCGGTAGCTACGCGGGCCGGTCGCACGCGTTGCTGATACGTTCGGCCACCGCGTCGCGCAGGGCATGGCTCGCGTTCGTGTCGGGATTCTTCGAGCCGGTGTTCTACCTGCTCGCGATGGGGCAGGGCCTCGGTTCCATGGTCGGCGTCCTTCCCGGCCCGGACGGATCACCCATCAGCTACGCCGCGTTCATCGCGCCCGGCCTGCTGGCGGCGTCGGCGATGAACGGCGCGGTATTCGACTCCACCTTCAACGTGTTCTTCAAGCTCAAGTACGGCCGCATCTACGATGCGATGCTCGCCACCCCGCTCGGCCCGGTCGACATCGCACTCGGTGAGATCGGCTGGGCCCTGATCCGGGGCGGCCTCTACTCGCTCGGGTTCCTCGCCGTCATGGGCGGGTTCGGGCTGCTCGTCTCGCCGTGGGCGCTGCTGGCGCTCCCGGCGGCGCTGATGGTGGCGTTCGCGTTCGCGGCCGTCGGCATGGCCGCCACCTCGTACATGCGGTCCTGGCAGGACTTCGACCTGGTCACGCTCGTGGTGCTGCCGATGTTCCTGTTCTCCACCACGTTCTACCCGCTCTCGGTCTACCCCCGGTGGCTGCAGATCGTGGTGGAGTGCCTGCCGCTCTACCACGCGGTCGAGTTGATGCGCGGGCTCACCACGGGCGCCGTGCACACCGGGATGCTGGGCCACCTGGCCTACTTCGCGGTGATGATCGCGGTCGGGGTGGTCGTGGCGGCCCGACGGCTGGACGCGCTGCTGCTTCGATAG
- a CDS encoding DUF4233 domain-containing protein → MTVPDPMKGLRGVYAATLTLEAIVVALALLVLSKFGEGATPFGVTVIVALAVAMVVAAGLQRRPWGLWFALGLQAVMIACGLLVPALGVMGVVFALVWVGILLLRRDLMGKMARGELPSQQVREP, encoded by the coding sequence ATGACCGTCCCCGACCCGATGAAGGGGCTGCGCGGCGTGTACGCCGCCACGCTCACCCTCGAGGCGATCGTCGTGGCGCTCGCCCTGCTCGTGCTGTCGAAGTTCGGCGAGGGCGCCACCCCGTTCGGCGTCACGGTGATCGTCGCGCTCGCCGTCGCGATGGTCGTCGCGGCGGGGTTGCAACGGCGGCCGTGGGGGCTGTGGTTCGCGCTCGGCCTGCAGGCCGTGATGATCGCCTGCGGGCTGCTGGTGCCGGCGCTCGGCGTGATGGGTGTGGTGTTCGCGCTGGTGTGGGTCGGGATCCTGCTGCTGCGCCGCGACCTCATGGGCAAGATGGCTCGCGGCGAGCTGCCGAGCCAACAGGTCCGCGAACCGTAA
- a CDS encoding amidase family protein, which yields MNEQVEAALQRASETAELNAFVALADATEPGTSGGPLAGVPIAVKDSIHVAGFPCTGGTPALRNWRPAADATVVRTLRAAGAVIVGKTGMHELSAGITSNNLAYGAVRNPHDPRLIAGGSSGGSAAAVAAGIVPVSLGADTAGSVRIPAALCGCVGFRPTTGRYPNDGVIPLSATRDTVGPITRTVADAALVDELITGLRIHPVELAGRRLGVPRAYFYDDLDAETAAVIDDALGRLSDAGAELVETRVEDLDELTRPHSLALTLHEWPRELGMHLARHRCPVTVEEVVDAMAGPVERKWLADQLWGDPVPVTHHVEILERARPALVARYADCISRDRLDALVLPTTRLPARPIGQDDEVLINGRQVGTLEAYLRNTDPTAFAGLPSITVPAGRAASGLPVGLSFDGLPGTDTTLLALAAAFERLDR from the coding sequence ATGAACGAGCAGGTCGAAGCCGCGCTGCAGCGCGCGAGCGAGACGGCTGAGCTCAACGCGTTCGTCGCGCTCGCCGACGCAACGGAACCGGGTACGTCCGGCGGCCCGCTCGCCGGCGTGCCGATCGCGGTGAAGGACAGCATCCACGTCGCCGGGTTCCCGTGCACCGGCGGAACGCCTGCGCTGCGGAACTGGCGGCCCGCGGCGGACGCCACGGTGGTGCGGACGCTGCGTGCCGCGGGCGCCGTGATCGTCGGCAAGACCGGCATGCACGAGCTCTCGGCCGGGATCACCTCCAACAACCTCGCGTACGGCGCGGTACGCAACCCGCACGATCCGCGACTGATCGCGGGCGGCAGCAGCGGTGGGAGCGCCGCCGCTGTGGCGGCGGGCATCGTGCCGGTGTCCCTCGGCGCCGATACCGCCGGGTCCGTCCGGATCCCCGCCGCGCTATGCGGGTGCGTGGGATTCCGCCCGACGACCGGTCGGTACCCGAACGACGGCGTGATCCCGCTGTCGGCCACGCGCGATACCGTCGGCCCGATCACCCGTACCGTCGCCGACGCGGCGCTCGTCGACGAGCTGATCACCGGCCTGCGCATCCATCCGGTCGAGCTGGCCGGGCGCAGGCTAGGCGTGCCACGGGCCTACTTCTACGACGACCTCGACGCCGAGACCGCCGCGGTGATCGACGACGCGCTCGGGCGGCTGTCGGACGCAGGGGCCGAGCTGGTCGAGACCCGGGTCGAGGATCTCGACGAGCTGACCCGACCCCACTCGCTCGCCCTCACCCTGCACGAATGGCCCCGCGAGCTGGGGATGCACCTCGCCCGCCACCGCTGTCCGGTCACGGTCGAGGAGGTCGTCGACGCGATGGCAGGGCCGGTCGAGCGCAAGTGGCTCGCCGACCAGCTCTGGGGCGACCCCGTTCCGGTCACCCACCACGTCGAGATCCTGGAACGGGCCCGGCCCGCGCTCGTGGCCCGCTACGCCGACTGCATCAGCCGGGACCGGCTGGACGCGCTGGTGCTGCCCACGACCCGGCTCCCGGCGCGGCCGATCGGGCAGGACGACGAGGTACTGATCAACGGACGCCAGGTCGGCACGCTCGAGGCGTACCTGCGCAACACCGACCCGACCGCGTTCGCCGGCCTCCCGAGCATCACAGTGCCGGCCGGCCGCGCGGCCTCCGGGCTGCCGGTCGGGCTCTCGTTCGACGGCCTGCCCGGCACCGACACGACGCTGCTCGCGCTCGCGGCCGCCTTCGAACGCCTGGACAGGTAG